CACGTTCTTTTGCAACAGCAGGACTACCACCACGCCAAAGACAACGACAAATAACACAAGCGAAAACAGCAGCAGCCTTAAACTGTTCAGACCCTGTTGGTATATCTCCCTTTCCATTTCAACCTGCAATGCCAGCGCCGGTTCGCCGAAAACATCTTTTAACAAGCCGTAACCATAAATATCATCCCCGTTTAATGGTTGGGCAATAATGGGAATGTCTTCTCCATCACTCTCCAGTTTGGATTTAATATCCGGCGCCAACTCTGTTCCGCCAAATCTCGCAATGTTAATATTTAAGCGGGTTTGTTCAGCAATGCTAAATAGTTCTGTTTCGTCCAGATAACGGCCCATTATCAGAGCGCCCCTTACAGGACCGCTTTGATCGCTTTTTACGATAGGCGCTGAGGCGAGCAGCATGGGGCCTTCTTCAAAAACATATACGCCTGAAATATCTCTTTCCGCTGAATCGTGCCGCCAGAGCATTGTATCTTCAGCCAACTTATTTTTAAGATTATACGGCAGCGGTATTTCTTTCATATTGTTATAGTCAAAAGCCCGGCCAAAAACTATCTCACCGGATGAATTGACACAGAGGAACAGGTTTAATCTGAGATCTTGAAAGGTTGTGTCCGGGATATTGTTTTCAACATATTCGCTGTTTTTATCTTCAATAAAATCGTATGTGGCGTCCCATGTCGCCCAGTCACTGGCGTTTGAAGCAATCTGGTCCGTTCTGTCAGATATGGCGCTTAAAACCCTCTGCACATTCCTTCTGGCATCCTGGTTTTCCAGGTCCGCATAGTCCTTCATCATTATGTACCTTGCTGAACCGTAAAACAACATAATCAGGCATAAAAAAGTAATCCCGATGATCAGTATTGTTTTTTTGCTTAAG
The sequence above is a segment of the Dehalobacter sp. genome. Coding sequences within it:
- a CDS encoding HAMP domain-containing protein, with amino-acid sequence MMKDYADLENQDARRNVQRVLSAISDRTDQIASNASDWATWDATYDFIEDKNSEYVENNIPDTTFQDLRLNLFLCVNSSGEIVFGRAFDYNNMKEIPLPYNLKNKLAEDTMLWRHDSAERDISGVYVFEEGPMLLASAPIVKSDQSGPVRGALIMGRYLDETELFSIAEQTRLNINIARFGGTELAPDIKSKLESDGEDIPIIAQPLNGDDIYGYGLLKDVFGEPALALQVEMEREIYQQGLNSLRLLLFSLVLFVVVFGVVVVLLLQKNVLSRLAKLSRSFSMISKCGDHSMRLQASGNDELTQLAVSANTMLESLQHTHQVLSDTNERYRTLTENAYDLICEISTDG